atcttcagaaatatcgaagatatttatgatgatattttggaaatttctaagttcgatggttgatgaagaaagattttccgcaagattttaacatgagtatggagcaagatattcgctgaaggtttcatcggatccagaattgcctggattctttgaatatagggtatggtccttgtatttgtccttggtctccttcgtggttagctcaatccgttttccagttccaacttttttgagctttaccaacatactattctttatcatcaaacttcggatgattaaggtcgtttaaggttgtctacggtttctgctgcttcattcagctttttcaacattctgagtattgatttgtagactgagtgcttttcagaattttagaatgaaagatcataattctaagagataaatgttatatgtatacatataactgttgatatagaaacactgcgagatgtcGAAATacagattgctgattctcggtaattagtatggcaattctcgttacaagatgtggatgagtatatgataagacttcaatagataaatatagtgatttttccgaaggtcaaagatcaacgaagttgttggtaagtttactgctaatgtggtgagatataaacggtttcccggtaatgatgacaaaagggtaatcgtatacatcaagcttataataagactagtacgattgaaaagtcgaagttgacttgctggagctgtgacaaaattggctaatttgaaaaaaaacaatttacaatgttattttcggtaataacaatgtctaaagagctagcacagatatgtgttaaatgtttactcagtttccgagagtttttcaggtgcataactatatgcatcaatcttttcttccgtagatgaagtgtggttggttcatcctctcgattgaggtgtttcaagaatcatgaaaggtttgaacgcagattgtaattgtcaagacacaaatgaggtttaagatgaaatcaagtggcaaacttgaagaaatgtttagtttcatatgttataatcaatattttaattcattttaattgtccaatgttattagtccacagtcgataatccacagttatcagtccaataattcatatatagtttaatatataatattcgaattaattaatacgtatcgtgacccgtgtacatgtctcagactcgatcacaactcaaagtatatatattattgtagaatcaacctcaaccctgtatagctaactccagcattactgcatatagagtgtctatggttattcaaaataatatatatagatacgtcgatatgatatgtcaaaactttgtatacgtgtcctgatatttaaagtgcgtaaaataaataacagaatttaaatgacgataaataaaattgcgggaatataAATTGCgacaattaaattgcgataaataaaatgtaatcaattagctaggaacagttagcgtggattcttaacggaatctttctcatagttaatttgtttgtttctaacaaattttattttgtccaatgttttcttcattatgccacttgttggattccgataagtcaaaatccaaatatgaaattgaatgaaaatggttattttgtggtgaacggattcgtatatcttatggaggtaaataggatagtaaatgactgttgaatcagattcgaagaatgtacagtgtaacttattaatgtgaaatctaaatattcctcgggtattacctacctgttaaaaatttttcaccattaacagtttgtacaaaagaatttttaattacaatctttatgaaaacctatatacacatatattttcttcagatgtaatacagatttaatgagtttatatcatattaaactcatttgattttcggctggaaccagaataaataatctctaagactttagagattacataatcactaccgaatgtttctccaatgatgttatagattaatacttcatcggttgttgttgttgatactccttggtatctatggtgcgtaagaCGTTGATGCTCgatatacagattgtgatgttaaatcatgggatgtggattttgtggatggtggtactggttatgctgctggtgctgctaatggtggtactgttgctgccggtgttgatgctgatgcttgtaatctttgcaccatattctccaaattaattactcgagcgcgaagttcgttgacttcttctattttcccaggatgattgtcggttggaacaagcggatgaataaggttcagaatttaggatatcatataatcattgcgagatatcctgggaATGAAGGTGgatatggtgtttcggataggttcgccggtaaatgtttcaggttcttcaccaagaggtgaattcggttggtggaaaggatcgccttctactCATCTCCATTAGTTTAGTCGATTagaaatccatcagatgaattggggatggctgattagttgattcattctggttacactgccttcggagctcgagtgaaaatccatatcggaatccgagggacttgaattagTGAAGAGTTCcattttcatacgattgaataaaggatttttttttttgatatgaaatgatttccggctatcggagggtattctaattatatagaatatctatttatatagaataaaaaatttcgtagattacgaaggaatttacggaatatgtcaggcaaagcttacagtaacagatacgctaagatatgaatttttgtctgtacactattcatgcaatccagacaataaaatatgtctagattaagaatgataagtaagtgattccctaagaatgacaagcaggtaatttttgacacaaaatgatatgaaaaacttttgacatgcagacacggtcgaagtccagactcactaatgcatctaagcaactatcagttagacacactaatgcatgacctggttctctaagaccaccgctctgataccacatgagtcgacccgccctaatccataaggacgaatacattacatatgattacatcgcgaggtacttgacctctatatgatacattttacaaacattgcattcgtttttaaaagacaaactttcattatatcgaaagttgacggcatgcataccatttcgtaatatatccaactataattgacttaataataatcttgatgaactcaacgactcgaatgcaacgtcttttgaaatatgtcatgaatgacttcaactaatatctctaaaatgagcaaatgcacagcgaaagatttctttagtacctgagaataaacatgctttaaagtgtcaaccaaaaggttggtgagttcattagtttatcacaatcattcattttcatcattttaatagaccacaagaatttcatttccagttctcataaatatacgtcccatgcatagagacaaaaatcatttatatggtgaacacctggtaaccgacattaacaagatgcatataagaatatcccctatcattccgggaaatctttcggacatgataaaaaaaacatcgaagtactaaagcatccggtactttggatggggttcgttaggcccaatagatctatctttaggattcgtgtcaattagtagatcggtttactaattcttaggttaccaagcaaaaagggcatattcggcttcgatcattcacccatataatgtagtatcaattacttgtatctatttcgtaaaacatttgtaaaaaattgcgcatgtattctcagcccaaaaatataaagggtaaaaaggcaaatgaaactcacaatactgtattttatagtaaaaatacatatgacgatattgaacaacggaacaatgcagggttcccctcggattcacgaacctatatcattcgtatatatattaaaacgtataatcgtaatcaaacaaatatatatattattattagtgatataatttttgtattagtAACTTTtgtatttcattatatatatatatatatatatatatatatatatatatatatatatatatatatatatatatatatatatatatatatatatataaattttgttatgtcatatgttttaactatatttttataagtatatatatcatttgtttgttaaaaatagtattgatagtaatactaaaattatattaatattgatataaatgattataattataatacttaatattactaaataaggtattattgttactaattatattaatgataataataataatatttataataataacattaaaaatataaatttttttttagttaatgataattagaataatgattttagtaattatatattagtagtaatcattattatataaataatcatacttataatgataataataataaacatattcatgataataatattaaaattttaaatttacaagtaatatcataattaatacttatgaaaataataataatagtagatatattacttataattatgataataataataacaacagttataatactttgtaaaaatagcaataactaataatagtaataataacaacaataataataataatcatcattttcatataataacaataatactagtaacaataatagtaactaaaatcatagcaataataatgataataattagtataattttagtaataataataataataataataataataataataataataataataataataataataataataatattaataataataataataataataataataataataataataataataataataataataataataataataataataataataataataataataataataataataataataaaagagagtGAGGCTACCTTAGAAGAagctaaaaaaaatataaacgtccAAGCCTAAAatagaacccgagacctctcgtttacaCATAAACGCCCCCAACCATCCTTCCATATTTGTTTATATGAGATTATACCAGTTTAAATTATATACATATCTAGTTTCTATTTCATCTTCTTCCTCCCATTCAAACTCATACTGCTCGTTTTAATAATCAACCATAACAGCAATTTAAGTACTCGATTTATAAATGAAGTTGAAAAGGAAAAACGAAATTTTGTGATACCTTTAAAACATGATTAAATAATTTAATCAAtcgagaaaataaaaaaaatatatcaaaacAGTCTCCTGGCTACTGTTAGTCgtgaaaaaaaaattaatgattttGTAATTAGTAATGTTATAGATAAAAGTTATAACACGAACTAGGTTATAAAACCTTCATGGAACCTCTACAAATCGTTAATTTAGCTTGAATCGTAACGGAAAATacaaatttgattgaagaacatatTGGTTGACTTTTTACTCCAaaggtttgactcaaaaattcgggtTTGATAGGACGAATTGGAATACGAATTTTTGCAGAAAGATTAGTTAGATGAATCCTAACTTAACTGCATTTATGGATTTTAAAATAAAATTCAAAATTGAGTTTTTTAAAAATTGAATACAAAACAGAGATGAACGACCTTTTTTCCTATTTTCTGTTAAATTCAACACTAATATCTGATAAATGTGATTGGACTCGATATGGATGGTGAATACTTGAATGGATTTTTCTAATAACGTGAATAACCCGATTGTTTTATGGTTAGTAAACTCGACAGGAGGAATCTTCCAAgggagaaaaaaattaaaaaaaatgaaaaggaGATTATGACCTTAAACTTATTCTTGTAATTTTGTATGAATTGCAATCGACTGGTAGACATGAAAATATAATCAACACAGTTTAGAAAGTGATGTTAGAGAGATTCATATCATTGATATGAATTTTAACTTATacgtaattaacaataataataattaataaaaataccttttataatatatatactaataatcataatagaattaataatattaataataaagataataataataataataatgataactaaaataataataataacttttaatgataatgagaataatacttataaagataatattaataataatatcgaaataatataaaaaagaaataaaatgataaaagtaataagagtaatgataataataaataaataaaaaataatttttaataataataataacaaaaatcataatttttctactaattaataatgataacaatagtattagtaataataatattataacaatttcaatgtatcaaattttatatctatatatattatatacaataccatcaataatacaaatattaattttaacatgagtaataataataatgttagtatatcaactatatctttaacttgtaattacatttaatttgttaatatttaactttattaattatgtaaaaattatatcatatattataagaTAACATTTATTGACTATTTACTATTTATAcattactatataataataattatgaatcgaaatcatatatatatttatttcaataacaacttaattaccctatatattattttatattttaattcaaatgattaaagtgtggttattaatttaaaatattatttatataattatatttatatacacataattctttataattagttgttcgtgaattgtcgggaatagtctggggttaaatgaattcatataaacagttcaagcgtttttgagactcaacattacagaccttgcttatcgtgtcgaattcatttaaagattaagtttaaattttatcagaaatttccgggtcgtcacaacggtCGACTCTACGGTCAACCGTGGGTCCACCGCAGTTCTCTCTGTCcgaatttttgaccaaataaagtttgaccacctcggggcatctataatctataaaactcattttaacatGCTTACAATAGTTGGCAGCttcatatccaaaagagttttGATCACTAGAaggctaatcttggttaatcacacataATGACAACTTAATGACACTTTAGCTTGTGATAAATGTTAAACACATAATTGTTGCTAAATGTCATTTTGCAAGTCATCCATTTTAAATCTAAAAAGAAAGGTAGAcatgattaggatggtcattaaagtcccaactaaagagatgctctccaTTTGATTAATCATTAAGTATTACTTACATGCTTAATAAGTGATTAGTATAACTTCCTAGAAGTCTTCATGTAAAACAAATGAGTCTTATTTGGAGGGTTTCAAGTGACCAATGAATGCATATACTTGCAATCAAATGTAGACAAAAGCCTTGAAGACATGTGATATGAAGTTTGGAAGCTTGTGGTTTGCCAAAGGATCAAAATTCTGCATTTTCCATAaagggaaatcaatgacacacaAGAAGTACAATGGGGCTTTCCTCTTTCAAGCCAATGTCAACTTCCAATAATACATCCAAGATAAAAGGGGTAATGCAGGTCTTTTCAGATGTTTTTGGCTTCTAATTGCAGCCATGCAATAAGGAAAAATGACAAAATTAAAGGTCTCAAACGACTACAAATTCAGAGATCAGAGACCTgcacggtcgacccacggtcgaccgtgaggtgAGCCACATAATGTCGGGTTTGAATTTCTCTTGCCTATACAAGTCAAGCCTtagagcatttgaagactcacctcttgcacttacattttcATATATTTACTGATATCACTTaaatattattgtaatctattTAGAGTGATCCTAGCAAGTGTAATTGTAAACTTAGttataagtttacttgtaaactatcttcttaaagggatcaaGAAGATAGTTAAGGGTTTCACTTATTGGAGCATTAgggtcttgtggtaagagcatttggtgattgtgaattcttcaaagggacgtaaggattcataagttgcggcttatcgaggagctactgttgtgtccggacactccaccgagtttggagtatcgtaGTGAAACAAACTCTCAATTTGTTAGAATTGAGGAGtgaattaaggaagattagttaacgtcttcccgaaccactataaatctatgtgtttgttctcttatcccttatctttGTATTTAATTTACTTGTCAACAAACAAATCAAATCACAGTATAGTTATCTTAAGTTCTAAATCGAAAAACTTTGTAAAAAtcaactaagtaactattcactccTCACTCTAGTTATTTACAAATATAATGTTTCATTCATTGATGAAATGTTTCAAAATTTTCACATTTTAATCTCACTTTCATCACTTTAACATTCAAATTATACTCTCTACAATTGTGTAGAATAATTATCTTTTAGCCGAGACGATTGTTCATTCTTAGTCTTATCTCAATCTTGATTTCGTGTAACCCGTGATTAAGTGGCTTGGAATACTTGATTAGGAAAATGACTACACGATTTAAGGATGACAATCGTATTCTCAACCCACAACACGTTTATATAACATGGATCACCCAAAAGAACTCATACCCAAATCGATTAGAATAACGAAATGATAAATGTCATCACTATAAACATGTTTTCACAAATATCATCGGTACTTTTATATTTCTAGCACTGTCACACTTCTGAATAAAGGGTGTTACCCAATAAATTTTATACAGAGTATATCACAACATATAGAAATGTCTACAAGTATAAGAGACTCATAGATACGAAACAATCAAAGTCAACAAACTCCCAAACAACCAAAACAAGACAACCAACTAAACATCATATAACTGTTCAACAATTATGACATATGAGATGTAAGAAAAGGGGTAACAACTAACGAGCTAGATTAATGTGTAAAATCTATAAATTTCGATATTGTATACTTACAATAATGGAGTAGTAATAATCAGATATAGATACACTAGAGAACATGAACTTAGAATATATCAAGGATTTCGAGGATAGCACGATTACAAAGAGGACAAGAACCTCGATTCAACCATAACTCCCTGGAACACACCCTACAATATGTATGCCCACACGGTATAAACGCAGCACCCTTCTTCCTTCCCATGCACACGCAACACACTAGATCATTCCCCATTACTTCCTTTTCATCCTGATCGTCCGTTTCTTCCAACAATCTCATCAATGACACCCTTGATGGCGTCACCGGTGTAGTCAGCCTATTGTTGTCCGAAGTCAACGATTCTCCACCTTCCACGGTTGACCGAGACTGGCGTTCAGCTGCTAACGCGGCAGCAAGATTCATCCGGGGAGAAGGGAAAACGCAATCAAGATCCGAATTTGAGTCCGGCAGGGTCCGAATCACTTCTGGTAATTGATCAACTTGGTCAACAAGGCCAACGTGGTCGTCGTCACCATGGATGCTCATGGTAGAGGGTCTGATGCCCCAAATGGACCCACAACATGCTAATCCTAGCCGTTCATGGAGGCTCCTCCGTCGCCGTAACCTATCATCGCCGTCCATTTTTTTTCCCTGTAAAACTAATTAACCATTCATTCACAAATTCAACTCTTCGTTATATTACGACCCACAAAACATGATTCAATTTTGTTAATTACACAGATGAATAATTACAATCAATTTCTGTAAATTGTTAATTCTTTGTATAGCATGAAGCCGGACTAAGTAATCAGAAAAAAATGGCAAAGGATAATTGAATACCCGTACAAGAAAAACAATTGTAGAAGTAAATTGACAACCACGAGCTAACAATCCACCAGCAGCATAAGTGGTAACGCAGCCATCGTCGGCGTTTGGTCACCGTTGTGAACGAAATGTAAGAGAGAGGGAGAGATTGATTATGAATTGGAGGGAAGAAAGAAGTCAAAAGAAGACAAGGGGAAGAGGAAAGGGAAGAAATGGGTGGGGGTTAATTAtaattatagatatagatatagattaaagataaattatagattatagatatagaGAGAATATAGATATTACGAGTAATTTTAATATTAGATGTAATGTAAGGTCAATTGACAGCTCCAATGATTGAGTTTTATTTAGTAGAtagaagatagatagatagaataTAATTTGATCCATGATAGAGATAAATCAAGTCAACGACAAATTGGAACACAGATAGACTTACCTATAAAAATAAACTTCTAATATTTTCAATCTTGTCACACCTAACTAAACTTAAAACAATGTAAAAATCAGATATCAATGTAATAAGCTTTAGCAATGGTGAATCAAGCACAAGATTGAGATTGAAAGAACTTCATATTCTCATTCAATTGGAAAAATTACATGAAAAATGACTTACAATAGGTATATAAACCCTAAAAACTTACGAACCGTCATTAACCACCTCTAACAACCTAACAAGCAAAGACATCTAATCAAAAATACAGCTTTAATCCTCCAACTTCTATAAATTACATTTTACACCCTGAACTATTATACGACTGCTGTAATACTCCCCCTCAAGTTAGGAGGGAGATGAAGAGGAAACTCCTAACTTGCGTAGAAGACTGTTATGCTGATCAACACTTACAATCTTGGTAAATACATCTGCTAACTGAGACTTTGTATGAACATAACTCGGTTTAACAGTCCCATCTTTCAATTTGTCACGAACAAAATGGCAATCAACCTCTATATGCTTGGTACGAGCATGAAACACTGGATTTGCAGCAATATGCAAAGCTGCCTGGTTATCACATAACAACTGAACAGGACCCAAATCATTAAGCCCTAAATCCTTTAACAAGCTAACTAACCAGGTTATCTCACAACACGTTAAAGCCATAGCACGATACTCTGCCTCAGCTGAAGATCTAGACACAACACCTTGTTTTTTTGATTTCCATGAAACTGGAGAATCACCTAACAAAATACAGTAACCAGTTGTAGATCTCCTTGTCATTGGGcaacttgtgacgacccgggaattttcgactaaaattaaacttaatctttatatgattccgacacgataagcaaagtctgtaatgttgagtatcgaaaattttggaactatgttcatatattcaattaccatttgacttcgaccatttctgacgattcacgaacaattatttaaaaataaatatgtgtatatatatataagttcataaataataatttgaggtattaaataaagtattatatgatttgatgttttgaattaataattaaattgttagttaatatatatttatgtaaatataatgtaattcaaaaaataaattgttttaaattcatttaggaaacaataataacactcgtttatcattcaaatgattattttaacaaacttatatgattttgaaataaacggtgattcgaaaatgagatctataaattttagacttactaaaaatgtatttaggacctagttattaaattttaaaactttttatatcttacttggggttgggagcgaacaattaatgtaatttgtatttaataaataatgaataaattttataccataataactgaaataattaaagaaacttaatctaaaaatttggaaattTTATGTCTACTTTTATTCATCACTGAGTAAACAACGGAGCACAATATATTACCCCGAAAATTTGTTGGTAGATGATGCCAACTTAGTGGCTGCTAACTATTACAATTATTATCCAATTGCTGTGTAGTTTTTTGTTTCCTTTCCACCAATGATTCATAGAATCTGCATATTtccattatacatatacatatatatgcaagagatacatatatacatatatccatCGACAACCATATACTATTTTCTAGTACCATTACCTCTTCCACATCTCTCTCACTCGTGTCTCTCTATCATTCTCTCTTATTCATGACCCAAACTTTTCACCACAAACTCTCATCACAAATGGAGTACTCGTAATCCTATACACAACCAACAAACATTCACCTGCTGCTATACTATTGTTTGAACAACCAAAACAAAGAAACCCATATACTATTCTTCTCGATCACCTTTAGTTAATAAAGTTGTTGTTTCGGTTTAACACCCCAACCATACCACCTTCATTCACCTTCCACCATGAATCATCACCCTCACCATAACCATCACCTGCTCAATTTTCCTTACATTACCACGGCCACCATACATCAACTCTCACCTATTATCTTTAAACTGCTGCTTCTGCTTGTCTCGTTAGAACCACAAAGAAAAATCGGACCACACCTCTCCTACTCTCTTTAAAATTTCTGTTCAACCAAACCTACAAATACCACCATAACCTTCATTATTTTTTTTTCGATCCACCATCACCTTTCCATCGACAACAACCACCACCATTTTGATCACAACAGCCTACAATTTTTTTTGGACTTTTCGTTTCTCTTTCAACCCAAGACAAACAACCGTCACCTGCACTGTTTCACTTCTATTCTTATTTTCGATCAGGCAACACTTTTAAACTTGCCTACCACACGTTTTTGTCACAGATGGATGATGCACATGATAAAGTAAGGAAACATGATTAAGGTAAATTAAAATGATTAATTAATTGTTGAGTGCCGATTAGTGGTTGTCTAGGTGTAAagtcgataaaataaaataaaaaaaacaaacaaCGAAGTCTCTTTTAACCTGTGAACAAACTGGTTttgatattttatatattttgggcTGTGTTTGTTATATCATTGGGTTGATGATGTTGTTTTGTTAGGCCAATTGAGTGTCTCTTGGGCTTGTTTGTTTAATGGGTAGAGCTAAATTAGTTGACTTTCGAATTGGGCCGATTGTTAACTGCTTTCTTTCGATCTGCTCGAGTGgtatgctgctgttgcagctgtctTGCATCGATGATA
The window above is part of the Rutidosis leptorrhynchoides isolate AG116_Rl617_1_P2 chromosome 1, CSIRO_AGI_Rlap_v1, whole genome shotgun sequence genome. Proteins encoded here:
- the LOC139898388 gene encoding uncharacterized protein, which encodes MDGDDRLRRRRSLHERLGLACCGSIWGIRPSTMSIHGDDDHVGLVDQVDQLPEVIRTLPDSNSDLDCVFPSPRMNLAAALAAERQSRSTVEGGESLTSDNNRLTTPVTPSRVSLMRLLEETDDQDEKEVMGNDLVCCVCMGRKKGAAFIPCGHTYCRVCSRELWLNRGSCPLCNRAILEILDIF